Proteins from a single region of Chloroherpeton thalassium ATCC 35110:
- a CDS encoding OmpA family protein produces the protein MKNLLISILVLAFSVLSPLSSHAQLFDYVKKKADKAADKAVETGAEEVVQSVLNKDDEDANDENNQAASGQSETASASKTPSLNWASYDFVPGDEVIFDDAPSQTEQNGEFPSHWDLKGGSVEIAEVDGEKVIMLRGSKSQIVPYIKDSNKDYLPEVFTIEFDLYIPANANPAYVFLWDRKNQRKPSQMSTLTISYNSISYKSNKSAYPKKINRKEGHWIHVAIAYTQGKLKAYFDDVRLLNIPHLDAEPTGMTIQCYNASDEKAYFLKNVRIAKGGVKYYDRVLTDGKIVVNGIKFDVGKATLRPESIGPINEIYSLMKAHADIKFSVEGHTDSDGDASSNQTLSEQRAKSVMDELIRMGISADRLKFKGFGESKPVDTNDTPEGKANNRRVEFVKM, from the coding sequence ATGAAAAACCTTCTTATTTCAATTTTGGTTTTGGCGTTTAGTGTGCTGAGTCCGTTATCGAGTCACGCGCAACTTTTTGATTACGTCAAGAAAAAAGCAGACAAGGCGGCTGATAAAGCCGTTGAAACTGGCGCTGAGGAAGTTGTTCAGTCCGTATTGAACAAAGACGATGAGGACGCAAATGACGAAAATAACCAGGCAGCTTCTGGGCAAAGTGAAACAGCGTCAGCGTCAAAAACGCCGTCGTTGAATTGGGCAAGTTACGATTTTGTGCCGGGTGATGAGGTTATTTTTGACGATGCGCCAAGCCAAACCGAACAAAATGGCGAATTTCCTTCTCACTGGGATTTGAAAGGTGGCAGCGTTGAAATAGCAGAAGTTGATGGCGAAAAGGTCATCATGTTACGAGGTTCTAAGTCGCAAATTGTGCCCTATATCAAAGATTCGAATAAAGACTATTTGCCCGAAGTTTTCACCATAGAGTTTGATCTTTACATCCCAGCCAATGCAAATCCAGCCTATGTTTTCTTATGGGATCGTAAAAATCAGCGTAAGCCAAGTCAAATGTCGACTTTGACTATTAGTTATAATTCGATTTCCTACAAATCCAACAAAAGCGCGTATCCGAAAAAAATTAATCGCAAAGAAGGCCACTGGATTCATGTTGCAATTGCTTATACGCAGGGAAAGTTAAAGGCTTATTTTGATGATGTTCGTTTATTAAATATTCCACATCTTGACGCAGAGCCTACCGGAATGACTATTCAGTGTTATAATGCCAGCGATGAGAAAGCTTATTTTTTGAAAAATGTTCGCATTGCAAAAGGCGGCGTAAAATACTACGATAGGGTTTTGACCGATGGAAAAATTGTGGTAAACGGAATTAAGTTCGATGTTGGGAAAGCAACTTTAAGACCGGAATCAATTGGCCCGATTAATGAGATTTACTCGCTGATGAAGGCGCATGCGGACATCAAGTTTAGCGTCGAAGGCCACACCGATAGCGATGGCGATGCCTCCTCTAACCAAACGCTTTCGGAACAAAGAGCAAAATCCGTGATGGATGAATTAATCCGAATGGGCATTAGTGCTGATCGATTGAAATTCAAAGGGTTTGGCGAAAGCAAGCCGGTTGATACAAACGATACGCCGGAAGGGAAAGCGAATAATCGTCGTGTTGAATTTGTAAAGATGTAA
- a CDS encoding sodium:solute symporter family protein, producing MSLSILDFSVIAAYLLITLFIGIRYSSLASQNTSEFFLSGRKQPWWLAGTGMVATTFAADTPLAVTGLVAKNGIAGNWVWWSFVFGGMLTVFFFARLWRRAQILTDLEFIELRYSGKPAEFLRGFKAVYFGLFLNVIIVGWVNLAMLKIITIMLPELNPALAIVFCVGLTALYSGLAGLWGVTMTDLIQFTVSMVGCVILAIFAVQSPVIQNQGGLSEALPEWMFHFLPEVTDRTAESSLGGAFQLTVYSFIAFVGIQWWASWYPGSEPGGGGYIAQRMMSAKDEKHSLFATLWFIVAHYCIRPWPWIIVGLVSVAMFPNLPLAEKEDGFIHVMQTVLPDGLRGLLLAAFLAAYMSTLSTHLNWGTSYLLNDFYKRFFKPDADERHFVSASKIFTVLIAVISLLVTFFVLDTITGAWAFLLECGAGAGFVLILRWFWWRLNAWSEITSMVAPFVAYSLIYFYTDIKFPESLFFIVGFTIVCTLAVTFLTKPESMAHLKTFYQKTRVGGLLWKKVSDELPEVQSDSGFSRLFLDWMLGIVLVYTFLFGVGKIIFGELLLGATLLFVGILSGAFIYFDFEKRGWTELD from the coding sequence ATGTCTTTAAGCATTCTTGATTTCAGCGTCATTGCCGCTTATTTGCTGATTACTTTGTTTATCGGCATTCGCTACTCGTCCCTTGCCTCACAAAATACTTCCGAGTTTTTCCTATCGGGGCGCAAGCAGCCTTGGTGGCTTGCCGGCACGGGCATGGTCGCCACCACTTTTGCCGCCGATACGCCGCTCGCCGTCACCGGCCTTGTCGCCAAAAATGGCATTGCGGGCAACTGGGTTTGGTGGTCGTTCGTCTTCGGTGGGATGCTCACCGTGTTTTTTTTCGCCCGACTTTGGCGACGCGCTCAAATTCTCACCGACCTTGAATTTATCGAACTGCGCTACAGCGGCAAGCCCGCTGAATTTCTTCGCGGCTTCAAGGCCGTTTATTTCGGTTTGTTTTTAAATGTCATCATCGTGGGTTGGGTGAATTTGGCCATGCTGAAAATCATCACCATCATGCTGCCGGAACTGAATCCCGCGCTCGCCATCGTATTTTGCGTCGGCCTAACGGCGCTTTATTCCGGCCTTGCGGGACTTTGGGGCGTAACGATGACCGACCTCATTCAATTTACCGTTTCAATGGTCGGCTGCGTCATTCTCGCAATTTTTGCCGTGCAATCGCCCGTGATTCAAAATCAAGGCGGCCTTTCCGAAGCCTTGCCGGAATGGATGTTTCACTTCTTGCCCGAAGTCACCGACCGAACCGCAGAATCCTCGCTCGGCGGCGCGTTTCAACTAACGGTTTATTCGTTTATCGCGTTTGTCGGCATTCAGTGGTGGGCGTCGTGGTATCCGGGTTCCGAGCCGGGCGGCGGCGGCTACATCGCCCAGCGCATGATGAGCGCCAAAGATGAAAAACACTCGCTTTTTGCCACGCTTTGGTTCATCGTGGCGCACTACTGCATTCGCCCTTGGCCTTGGATTATCGTCGGACTCGTCAGCGTCGCCATGTTCCCGAACCTGCCGCTCGCCGAAAAGGAAGACGGCTTCATCCATGTCATGCAAACGGTTTTGCCGGACGGATTGCGCGGTCTGCTTTTGGCCGCATTTTTGGCCGCGTATATGTCAACGCTTTCCACGCACTTAAACTGGGGAACGAGCTACCTTCTGAACGATTTTTACAAACGCTTCTTCAAGCCGGACGCTGACGAGCGGCATTTCGTTTCGGCCTCAAAAATCTTCACCGTCCTCATCGCCGTCATTTCGCTTTTGGTGACATTTTTCGTTTTGGACACCATCACGGGCGCGTGGGCATTTTTGTTGGAATGCGGTGCGGGTGCGGGCTTCGTGCTGATTTTGCGCTGGTTTTGGTGGCGCTTAAACGCTTGGTCTGAAATCACCTCGATGGTCGCGCCGTTCGTTGCCTACTCGTTGATTTATTTTTACACCGACATCAAATTTCCCGAGTCGCTCTTTTTCATCGTCGGCTTTACGATTGTTTGCACGCTTGCTGTAACCTTCCTAACGAAACCGGAAAGCATGGCGCACTTAAAAACCTTTTATCAAAAAACGCGCGTCGGCGGCTTGCTTTGGAAAAAAGTCTCGGATGAATTGCCGGAGGTTCAATCCGACAGCGGCTTTTCCCGACTTTTCCTCGATTGGATGCTCGGCATCGTGCTTGTTTATACTTTCCTTTTCGGCGTTGGAAAAATTATTTTTGGAGAACTTTTGTTAGGTGCAACATTGCTTTTTGTAGGAATCCTATCCGGCGCATTCATTTATTTTGATTTTGAAAAACGCGGCTGGACGGAACTTGATTGA
- the rfaE2 gene encoding D-glycero-beta-D-manno-heptose 1-phosphate adenylyltransferase gives MSHTQPKIELSKALLSRKDAQAFVQSNKQAGKKVVFTNGCFDILHAGHVQYLNQAKALGDVLIIGLNADASVRRLKGEKRPINSEEDRAFVLNGLKAVDAVVVFEEDTPLELIQALLPDVLVKGGDWAIDKIVGREVVEANGGKVKTISFLDGRSTTGTIEKILIAYK, from the coding sequence ATGAGCCACACGCAGCCAAAAATTGAACTCAGCAAAGCACTGCTTTCGCGCAAAGACGCGCAAGCGTTTGTCCAGAGCAACAAACAAGCTGGCAAAAAGGTCGTTTTCACCAATGGCTGTTTTGACATTCTTCATGCAGGGCATGTGCAGTATTTGAATCAAGCCAAAGCGCTGGGCGATGTGTTGATCATTGGATTAAACGCTGATGCGTCGGTGCGGCGTCTAAAGGGGGAAAAACGCCCAATTAATTCAGAAGAGGATCGCGCGTTTGTCTTAAACGGGTTAAAAGCGGTTGATGCCGTTGTCGTGTTTGAAGAAGACACGCCGCTTGAGCTGATTCAGGCGCTTTTGCCGGATGTGCTCGTAAAGGGCGGCGACTGGGCGATCGACAAAATTGTCGGGCGCGAGGTTGTGGAAGCAAACGGGGGCAAGGTGAAAACGATCTCGTTTTTAGATGGGCGTTCTACAACGGGAACCATTGAAAAGATTTTGATAGCTTATAAATAA
- a CDS encoding Maf family protein: MISHIILASKSPRRRELLALLNIPFDVLTADTDEQTALKNPADIVAELAKRKADTIFQKYPAETENELVLSADTIVVLGETILNKPASHDDAVRMLSLLQGQTHHVFTGFSLKKADKQITDFEVTEVTFSPMSAEEIQTYIEVAKPFDKAGAYGIQDDFGACFIEKINGCYYNVVGLPVSKLYKTLKLFQD; this comes from the coding sequence ATGATTTCACATATTATCTTAGCATCCAAATCGCCGCGACGCCGTGAGTTGCTCGCGCTCTTGAACATTCCGTTCGACGTGCTGACCGCCGACACGGACGAGCAAACCGCGCTGAAAAATCCCGCCGACATCGTCGCCGAATTGGCCAAGCGCAAGGCCGACACCATTTTTCAAAAATATCCGGCGGAAACGGAAAACGAGCTGGTGCTTAGCGCCGACACGATTGTCGTTTTAGGCGAAACCATTCTCAACAAACCAGCCTCACATGACGACGCGGTTCGAATGCTCTCGCTGTTGCAAGGCCAAACGCACCACGTTTTTACAGGATTTTCATTAAAAAAAGCGGATAAGCAGATCACGGATTTTGAGGTCACGGAGGTCACTTTCAGCCCGATGAGCGCGGAGGAAATTCAGACTTACATCGAAGTTGCCAAACCGTTTGACAAAGCCGGCGCTTACGGCATCCAAGACGATTTCGGCGCATGTTTCATTGAAAAAATCAACGGCTGTTATTACAATGTCGTTGGGCTGCCAGTTTCCAAACTCTACAAAACGCTCAAGCTTTTTCAGGATTAA
- a CDS encoding ISAs1-like element ISChth1 family transposase: MNYEAVKSFSEYFKSLKDPRRETLNKRHNFLDILIIAVCAMISGANNFVEIEQFGHSKKEWFQTFLALPNGIPSHDTFNNVLAKLSPDEFEACFMTWANSFRLFFSGEHIAIDCKTLRGSADKKNGKSPLHLVSAWATETALVIGQIKTEENSNEITAIPELLNFLDLKGCLVSIDAMGCQTEIAEKIVEKDADYVLALKGNQPKLHQSVIEYFKLAADNEGEGYEIDFAKTDETSYGREEIRCAYATNEIEKIIANDEWKNIKTVAMIESQRIKKEKEFDIRYYISSAKLSAEDCLKVVRKHWEIENKLHWTLDVAFREDESRIRQRNTAENMAILRRIALNLVKQEKTAKVGQATKRLMAGWDEKYLLKLLNGLAT; encoded by the coding sequence ATGAATTATGAGGCTGTAAAAAGCTTTTCAGAATATTTCAAGAGCTTAAAAGACCCAAGACGTGAGACCTTAAACAAACGACATAACTTCCTTGATATTCTTATTATTGCTGTTTGTGCGATGATTTCCGGGGCAAATAATTTCGTTGAAATAGAACAATTTGGACATTCTAAAAAAGAATGGTTTCAAACTTTTTTAGCACTTCCAAACGGGATTCCTTCTCACGATACGTTTAATAATGTGCTTGCTAAACTTTCACCTGACGAGTTTGAAGCCTGTTTTATGACTTGGGCAAACAGTTTTCGCCTGTTTTTTAGCGGCGAACACATCGCCATAGATTGCAAAACTTTGCGCGGTTCTGCCGACAAAAAAAATGGCAAATCTCCGCTTCATTTGGTCAGCGCATGGGCGACTGAAACCGCGCTCGTTATCGGACAAATCAAGACTGAAGAGAACTCTAACGAAATCACAGCCATTCCAGAATTGTTGAATTTTTTGGATTTGAAGGGATGTTTGGTAAGCATTGACGCAATGGGCTGCCAAACTGAAATTGCCGAAAAAATCGTAGAAAAAGATGCTGATTATGTGCTTGCGCTCAAAGGAAATCAACCGAAATTACATCAATCCGTCATTGAATATTTTAAATTAGCAGCCGATAATGAAGGAGAAGGGTATGAAATAGATTTCGCAAAAACAGACGAAACATCATACGGAAGAGAAGAGATTCGTTGTGCTTATGCAACGAATGAAATAGAAAAAATAATAGCAAATGATGAATGGAAAAATATAAAAACAGTCGCGATGATAGAATCGCAAAGAATAAAGAAAGAAAAAGAGTTTGATATAAGATATTATATTAGCAGCGCAAAATTATCGGCGGAAGATTGTTTAAAAGTTGTGAGAAAACATTGGGAAATAGAAAATAAATTACATTGGACTTTAGATGTGGCATTTCGCGAGGACGAATCGCGGATTCGGCAGAGAAACACAGCGGAAAATATGGCGATATTGAGGCGAATCGCATTGAATTTAGTGAAGCAGGAAAAGACCGCAAAGGTAGGCCAGGCAACGAAAAGACTCATGGCTGGCTGGGATGAAAAATATTTGCTCAAACTTCTAAATGGACTGGCTACATAG
- a CDS encoding SixA phosphatase family protein, with protein MKLFVIRHATAESMQEAGVSFDDERPLSESGLQEASALGDFLHRKNIHIDLLLHSPLLRAYETAKRIEEKLHCKTVSCSQLSTGCGVRTHLEVISEHKKIDALAIVGHQPTLEELILKLLNAEASYGISMKPCTMAVLDVDFHHHAPKAHLSALLNPDLIL; from the coding sequence ATGAAATTATTTGTCATTCGCCATGCAACGGCGGAATCGATGCAAGAAGCGGGAGTTTCATTCGACGACGAGCGCCCGCTTTCCGAGTCCGGTCTTCAAGAAGCTTCGGCGTTAGGCGATTTTTTGCATCGAAAAAATATTCACATTGATTTGCTTTTGCACAGCCCTCTCCTTCGGGCGTATGAGACCGCCAAACGCATTGAAGAAAAGCTTCATTGCAAAACCGTGTCTTGCTCGCAGCTTTCCACAGGTTGCGGCGTTAGGACTCATTTGGAAGTCATTTCTGAGCATAAAAAAATTGATGCGCTTGCGATTGTCGGTCATCAACCAACTTTGGAAGAGTTGATTTTAAAGTTGCTCAATGCCGAAGCATCCTACGGCATTTCAATGAAGCCTTGCACGATGGCGGTGTTGGATGTCGATTTTCACCATCACGCGCCCAAAGCGCATCTTTCGGCCTTGCTCAATCCCGATTTGATTTTATAA
- the miaA gene encoding tRNA (adenosine(37)-N6)-dimethylallyltransferase MiaA, translated as MPDSFSKIPIPVILGATGSGKTATAIALAELLDAEIVSADSRQIYKELDIGTAKPTAEERRAVKHHFIDELEVTEPYNAAQFATDAATRIEAIFSTGKNVVVAGGSTLYLQGLLQGFSKLPENSPEVREKLYADLAEHGATALYEKLKAADPEHAATLDPTKTQRLIRSLEILEVSSKTVSELKAAEILKPGFHFVPFGLALPRERLYEKINLRTDEMFKNGFLEEATRLFEKYAPVMRQGVKINALATVGYNELFSFLEGKLSLDEAKNLVKQHTRNYAKRQLTFFRNKFSADWINFAETDENALETAKQILMKLKKANPFC; from the coding sequence ATGCCCGATTCATTTTCAAAAATTCCGATTCCCGTTATTTTGGGGGCGACCGGTTCGGGAAAAACCGCTACGGCCATCGCGCTGGCCGAGTTGCTCGATGCCGAAATCGTCTCCGCCGACTCCAGACAAATTTACAAGGAACTCGACATCGGCACGGCCAAACCCACTGCCGAAGAGCGACGCGCGGTAAAACATCATTTCATCGATGAGCTTGAGGTCACCGAGCCTTACAACGCGGCGCAATTTGCAACCGACGCCGCAACGCGCATTGAAGCAATTTTTTCAACCGGAAAAAATGTGGTTGTTGCCGGCGGGTCGACGCTCTATTTGCAAGGCTTGTTGCAAGGCTTTTCAAAATTGCCGGAAAATAGCCCGGAAGTTCGGGAAAAATTGTACGCCGATTTGGCCGAACACGGCGCAACCGCGCTTTACGAGAAGCTCAAAGCCGCCGACCCCGAACACGCAGCCACGCTCGACCCGACCAAAACCCAGCGCTTAATCCGTAGCCTTGAAATCCTTGAAGTGAGCAGCAAAACCGTTTCCGAACTAAAAGCGGCGGAAATTCTGAAGCCAGGTTTTCACTTTGTGCCTTTCGGCCTTGCTTTGCCGCGCGAACGCCTTTACGAAAAAATCAATCTTCGAACGGACGAAATGTTTAAAAATGGCTTTTTGGAAGAAGCCACGCGGTTATTTGAAAAATATGCGCCCGTCATGCGGCAAGGTGTGAAAATCAACGCGCTGGCAACGGTCGGCTACAACGAACTTTTTTCCTTTTTAGAAGGAAAACTTTCGCTTGACGAAGCCAAAAACTTGGTGAAACAACACACGCGCAATTATGCCAAGCGGCAGCTTACTTTTTTCAGAAATAAATTTTCGGCGGATTGGATCAACTTTGCGGAGACGGATGAAAACGCTCTCGAGACGGCAAAACAAATTCTGATGAAACTTAAAAAGGCGAACCCGTTTTGCTAA
- a CDS encoding leucine-rich repeat domain-containing protein, whose amino-acid sequence MKTPKQNKDMWKKLRVFTLLCVMVTLVYGQKTLGQTPGSLDERFGVGGKVVAPIGAGSTTNRYYNDGCRSSALVRQSDGKLVVAGADSSHFALMRYHSDGLLDSAFGTNGKVVAKVGSNSYAAGLIQQSDGKLVAVGAANDQNVFAVVRINSDGTVDSTFGTNGSITINVTLDLLIEHEALAVIQRADGKLIVAGYAVGLEIVCFNQDGTLDESFGVGGKVSSKDGMPHAMVLQSDGKIVVVGYSNWTYGFFVNRYTASGVIDNTFGTNGTTQVSFYGLIDGGSSSSSPAYAVTQQSDGKLVIVGSDNNERYGGGDSQSDFVLARLNTDGSLDSSFNGDGRILIDNNCYIEELKDVVQQPDGKLVVGGYASNGLNEFWELLRYNTDGTLDSSFGSNGAAIIDLGSKDEKLSSLVLLPNGNFIAGGYAASESSENLVMVRINGEYITPSAPSLSDVASSDVDEASATLSGTVNPNGYYTTYQFEWGTTSGNYTSFSTETTAGSGTGNIQVQAALSGLSNNTTFYYRLSASNENGTTTSTEKSFRTTAGSVLISVPDTAFRAALENHVYPNYSMRDNGDGTMTVPDASMVSRLVINDYGIQSLTGIEAFSELEKLYCYNNELSYLNLSQSPKLQTIYCYNNKLDSLNVAGADALEHLYCYNNYLTKLDVSGMSHLKSLYCYNNEIDSLNLTGADSLTHVYCSSNRLDTLDASGASTLQTLDCRQNVNGTGTDMQVLYLSKGQSIENLLIDPTTRILEKGILDIEESPKERYEYALEQNYPNPFNPSTTIAFSMKQAGNAKLSVYDLLGRVVYETVLDVSAGSHTIQFHAGHLTSGIYFYRLVASGNVIGTKKMLLLK is encoded by the coding sequence ATGAAAACTCCAAAACAAAATAAAGATATGTGGAAAAAGCTAAGAGTGTTCACACTGCTATGTGTGATGGTAACATTAGTGTATGGCCAAAAAACGTTAGGCCAAACGCCCGGTTCATTAGATGAACGCTTCGGCGTTGGCGGGAAGGTGGTTGCACCTATCGGCGCTGGTAGCACAACGAATCGCTACTATAACGATGGCTGTAGAAGCAGTGCATTGGTTCGCCAATCGGATGGAAAGCTGGTTGTTGCTGGAGCGGATAGTAGCCATTTTGCTTTGATGCGCTACCATTCAGATGGTTTATTAGATAGTGCTTTTGGAACAAATGGAAAAGTGGTAGCGAAAGTCGGTTCAAATAGTTATGCAGCCGGTTTAATTCAGCAATCAGATGGAAAGCTGGTTGCTGTAGGAGCGGCAAACGATCAAAATGTTTTTGCCGTAGTTCGGATTAATTCAGACGGAACAGTTGATAGTACATTCGGTACGAATGGAAGCATTACAATAAATGTAACACTTGACCTCTTAATTGAACATGAAGCGTTAGCCGTTATACAAAGAGCAGATGGAAAACTCATCGTTGCTGGATATGCAGTAGGACTAGAAATAGTATGTTTCAATCAGGACGGCACCTTAGATGAGTCATTTGGGGTTGGTGGTAAGGTTTCTTCCAAGGATGGAATGCCGCATGCAATGGTATTGCAATCAGATGGAAAAATTGTTGTAGTAGGTTATTCAAATTGGACGTATGGGTTCTTTGTAAATCGTTATACAGCAAGTGGTGTGATAGACAATACATTTGGGACTAATGGTACGACCCAAGTGAGTTTTTATGGGTTAATAGATGGGGGTTCATCTAGTTCATCACCCGCTTATGCAGTAACGCAGCAGTCTGATGGCAAGTTAGTTATTGTAGGGTCTGATAACAATGAGCGTTATGGTGGAGGTGACTCACAGTCTGATTTCGTGCTTGCACGCCTAAATACGGATGGCTCGTTGGATAGTTCATTTAATGGAGATGGAAGAATCTTAATAGACAATAACTGTTATATAGAGGAGCTTAAAGATGTCGTACAGCAACCTGATGGTAAGCTTGTTGTGGGTGGTTATGCCAGTAATGGACTAAATGAATTTTGGGAGCTACTGCGCTACAATACGGATGGCACGTTAGACAGCTCATTTGGTTCAAATGGAGCTGCTATAATCGATTTAGGTTCAAAGGATGAAAAGCTCTCCTCGTTGGTCTTATTGCCAAATGGGAATTTCATCGCAGGTGGCTATGCAGCAAGTGAAAGCAGTGAAAATTTGGTGATGGTTCGAATAAATGGCGAGTATATTACCCCGTCTGCGCCGAGCCTTTCGGATGTTGCTTCCAGCGATGTTGATGAAGCGTCGGCTACGCTGAGTGGCACGGTGAATCCTAATGGCTATTATACCACCTATCAGTTTGAATGGGGAACAACCAGCGGGAATTATACCTCGTTCTCAACAGAAACAACCGCAGGCAGCGGCACGGGAAACATACAGGTGCAAGCAGCGTTAAGCGGCCTCTCAAACAACACAACATTCTACTATCGGCTAAGTGCAAGCAACGAAAATGGGACAACGACGAGCACGGAAAAAAGCTTTCGGACTACGGCGGGCAGTGTGTTGATAAGCGTCCCGGATACGGCATTTCGTGCGGCACTTGAGAACCATGTGTATCCGAATTACAGCATGAGAGATAACGGAGACGGAACGATGACTGTGCCGGACGCCAGCATGGTAAGCCGTTTGGTGATAAACGATTATGGCATCCAAAGTTTAACTGGCATTGAGGCTTTTTCAGAGTTAGAAAAACTCTATTGCTACAATAACGAACTGTCGTATTTGAATTTGAGTCAATCACCGAAATTGCAAACGATTTATTGCTATAATAACAAGTTAGACAGCTTGAACGTAGCTGGTGCAGATGCATTAGAGCATCTTTATTGCTACAACAACTATTTGACCAAATTGGATGTAAGTGGCATGTCGCACTTGAAATCACTGTATTGCTATAACAACGAGATTGATTCGCTGAACTTGACTGGTGCGGATTCGCTGACACATGTGTATTGCTCCTCCAATCGCCTGGACACATTGGATGCCAGCGGCGCGAGCACGCTTCAAACATTGGACTGTCGGCAAAATGTGAACGGAACAGGTACAGACATGCAAGTGCTTTATCTGAGCAAAGGGCAATCGATAGAAAACTTGCTAATAGACCCAACCACACGGATTTTAGAAAAAGGCATATTAGACATTGAAGAAAGTCCAAAAGAAAGATATGAATATGCGTTAGAGCAAAACTATCCGAACCCGTTCAATCCAAGCACAACGATAGCTTTTAGCATGAAGCAAGCGGGAAATGCGAAACTTAGTGTCTATGACTTATTGGGCAGAGTCGTGTATGAAACGGTGTTGGATGTGAGCGCCGGTAGCCACACAATACAATTTCATGCGGGGCATTTAACAAGTGGAATTTATTTCTATCGGTTAGTCGCATCGGGAAATGTGATAGGGACAAAGAAAATGCTACTATTGAAATAA
- a CDS encoding lysophospholipid acyltransferase family protein, producing the protein MSKKLKSAVHWIQYVFFSALGILARRLSEKSVYRMAHNIGDFLYETLKLRRKLVEKNLERAFPEKSPAERAQIAREVYHTQAINLVETLRMPLIRTKADAETLLEGDLSLIYEKSVNQGKGCLLVSAHFGNWETLALCGGLRLKPVVVITKAQSNKFIDRRMNEWRTLHGNRMVGMKQAPRECIRALRSGEVVCMLSDQSGPKDGYFMPFLNQDASVFLGAAVFALRCQVPLITIMPVRIADGKYRLLLEEIPTDDLTSSDADVKRLAERYIRAIESYIRRYPAQWFWLHNRWKRKRPLQNT; encoded by the coding sequence ATGTCAAAAAAGCTTAAATCTGCTGTTCATTGGATTCAATATGTCTTTTTTTCGGCGTTGGGCATTCTGGCAAGGCGGCTTTCGGAAAAGTCGGTTTATCGGATGGCGCACAACATCGGCGATTTTCTATACGAGACACTCAAGCTGCGCCGCAAGCTTGTCGAGAAAAATCTCGAACGCGCTTTTCCTGAAAAGTCTCCGGCAGAACGCGCTCAAATCGCAAGAGAAGTTTACCATACGCAAGCTATCAATTTGGTTGAAACGCTTCGGATGCCGCTCATTCGCACGAAAGCCGATGCAGAAACCCTGCTTGAAGGCGATTTGTCGCTCATTTACGAAAAAAGCGTGAATCAGGGAAAAGGCTGTCTGCTGGTTTCAGCGCATTTTGGCAATTGGGAAACACTGGCGCTTTGCGGCGGGCTAAGGCTCAAGCCGGTTGTGGTCATCACAAAAGCGCAATCGAACAAGTTCATTGATAGAAGAATGAATGAATGGCGCACGCTGCATGGCAACCGCATGGTCGGCATGAAACAAGCGCCACGAGAGTGCATTCGCGCGTTGCGCTCGGGCGAAGTGGTTTGTATGCTAAGCGACCAATCCGGTCCAAAGGATGGTTATTTTATGCCGTTTTTAAATCAAGACGCGTCGGTGTTTTTAGGAGCGGCGGTTTTTGCGCTGCGCTGCCAGGTGCCACTTATTACCATCATGCCGGTTAGAATTGCAGACGGGAAATATCGCCTGCTGCTGGAGGAAATTCCAACTGACGACCTCACCTCTTCCGACGCTGACGTCAAGCGCTTGGCCGAACGCTACATCCGCGCCATTGAATCTTATATTCGGCGCTATCCGGCACAATGGTTTTGGCTACACAACCGATGGAAACGCAAACGCCCGCTTCAAAACACATGA